AGAAGCTTTGCAAAGGATAGTTCTTGGGATGGTTCATGTACAATATACCGTCGAACCACGAGTTCCAATGTGCCACAATACTAAACAGCGCAATGGTTGCAATAGCGGGTGTTGCTAACGGTAAGATGACTCTGAATAAGCTTGTTAATGGTCCTGCGCCGTCGATGCTTGCAGCCTCTTCCATCTCTGCAGGTAAATCTCTCATAAAGTTCATCAACAAAATGATAGAAAAGATCGGTATTAAACCAGGCAACACCAAAACCCAAATATTGTTGATAAGACCATATTTCATATACGTCATATACTCGGGTATAAGTCCGCCTCCAAACAGCATCGGGATAAGTAGGAAGTAAGTGTAAAGCTCCCTCCCCTTAAACTTTTGGCTGTTCTTCGCCAAAGGATAGGCTGTGATAAACACAATAAATAGCGTGAGTGGCACAGCGAATAGCAGGCGTTTAAGCGTAACAACAAATGCGTGCCAGAACGCTGTGTTCTGTAACACATATTTGTAAGACTCCAATGTTGCATCTACCGGCCAGATACTAACTTTCCCGCTGGACGCGGCGAAAGAGGAGCTAAATGAGAGAGCGAGTACATGCACTAGAGGAAGTATGCATA
This portion of the Cohnella abietis genome encodes:
- a CDS encoding carbohydrate ABC transporter permease, with the protein product MRTTKAKNGIKTSWQRKAFMIFNLSFLSLISLICILPLVHVLALSFSSSFAASSGKVSIWPVDATLESYKYVLQNTAFWHAFVVTLKRLLFAVPLTLFIVFITAYPLAKNSQKFKGRELYTYFLLIPMLFGGGLIPEYMTYMKYGLINNIWVLVLPGLIPIFSIILLMNFMRDLPAEMEEAASIDGAGPLTSLFRVILPLATPAIATIALFSIVAHWNSWFDGILYMNHPKNYPLQSFLQKTLTAFDTRTISSKDLGMMRLISDQTTRAAQIFVATLPVLLVYPFLQKHFTKGLVMGSVKG